GATGCCGGCGAGCTCGTTCCGGCGGGGCATGAGGCGCTCCGAAAGGGCCACGATGACGACGGTCCAGAGGGGAATGAGGGCCAGAAGGGTCGCCGCCAGGGCCGAGCTGACCCGCTGCTGGGCCACGACGAGCAGCCCTGAACCTCCGACGAAAAGGAGAAAGGCGATGGGCAGGGTCCAGAGCCAGGCCGCAAGAGGCATGGGGCTCTCGCCTCGCAGACGGAGCCAGATATAGAGGAGACTTCCTGCGACGATGAAGCGGACGGCGTTGACCAGATAGGGGCCGAATCCCTCCAGGGCCAGGCTGTTGGCCAGGAAGGTCGAGCCCCAGCAGAGGTAAAGGGTAACGAGAGCCAGCGCCGTCAGAAAACCGCGACGGGAGATCGCTTCGGGCGAACCCGATGGAGTGGACGACATGGAGCACCTCCTGAGGGAATGAGCCGCGACAGTCGGCCCGCGGCGGCCGAAAAGGCAAGGGGCTCCGTCCGAGAGGGCCCGCCTTAGCGATCGGAGAAGCCGCCGCCGCAAAAACGACCCGAATCGAAGGAGGAACGACGGTGACGACGAGAAACCACCTGCACCCCTTGGCCTGGAGCACGTTCCGGTGCCTCATTATACTCCAGCTGCTTGCCTGTTTCTCCCTCCGGGGCGGAAGGGGGCCCGCCTGGGCTCTGGCCGACCTCGATCGAATCCCCCAGGACCCCCGCTTCCTCGTTCAGGCCGACGAGGCCGAGAAGAGACTCCTCTCCCCCGAGGCCCAGGCCGAAAAAGCCGATGACTACCTCCGGCGCCACTTCGATCCCTGGCGCCGTGCCGAGGCCCGCCACAGTGCCCGGGAGGCCTTCTGGGCACTGGACCGTTACGAAAAGAGACCGGCCTGGGGAGAGAACCTTCAGCTCCGCGACCCGTCCTGGCTGGAGGACCTCGCCGCCCTCTGCGACAGGGGCAACTACCCCAGCCGGGCGGAACGGGCCGTCGCCGTCGACAACCTGGCCCTCCGAGGACTCCCCTCCGACCGTCCCCACTTCAACGACCCCGCTCTGGCCGGAGAGGGCTACCCCTTCGACAACCTTCAGAACTCGGCCGTCTGGGCCGGAACGCCCCTTCTCGTCACCCACGCCTCGTCGGACGGCTCCTGGCTCCACGTCGAGGCACCCTTCGCCGCAGGCTGGGTCCACCCCTCTCAGATCGCCTATGTCGACGAGGCCTTCGTCAGGACCTTCATGGCAGGGCCCTTCGCCGTCGTCGCCGTCGACGACCTCGCCGTGAAGGACAGAGAGGGCCTCCACCGCTTCCGGGCCCAGACGGGAACGCTCCTCCCTCTCGTCAGGGCCGACGCCTGGCGCCTCACCGTCCGGGTCCCCTTCGGCGACGGACGGGGCGAGGCCCACCTGGCCGAGGCCGTCATCGGGCGGGGTAAGGCCCTTCCCTTCCCTCACCCCCTGACGCCGTGGAAGGTGGCCACTCTGGCCTCGCGCCTCGCCGGCCAGAGCTACGGATGGGGCGGCCTCTACGGAAACCGCGACTGCTCGGCCCTGACGCGCGATCTTTTCACCCCCTTCGGACTCTGGCTGCCGCGCAACTCGGGCGGACAGAGGCAGACAGGCCACGTCGTCGGCCTCGAGGGGCTCTCGCCCGAGGAGAAGGCGGCGGTCATCGTCGCAAGAGGCCGTCCCTTCGCCTCTCTCGTCGCCATGGCGGGCCACGTCATGGTCTACGTCGGCCAGAGGGAGGGGAAACCCCTCGTCTTCCACAACCTCTGGGGGATCAGAACGCTCGACAGGGCGGGCGTCGCCGGACGGCACGTCATCGGCCGGGCCGTCGTCACCACTCTCGAGGCGGGCCGGGAACTGCCCCTCGTCGCCCCCGGAGGCCTTCTCATCGATCGCGTCACCGAGCTGATCCTTCTGACGGATGACAGGGAGAAGGATAGAGGTCCCTGACGTCCTTTCCCCTTTTGCCATCGAGACTGATCTCTGCTACAGTTATGCAGTATTCTTGACGCCGCCGCATCACCCCTTCCGTCGCCAAGGCGACGATCTCCCGTCTCCGCAACCGGGAAAGGATGGTGCCCTTTGCTCGTAAGCCCCGTCAAGCCTTTCGCTCTCGGAGCTGCCCTCTTTCTGGTCTGGCTGGCGACGACAGGCCGTCTCGATCTTCCCTTCGTCCTTCTGGGCCTGCTCGTCTGCGTCGTCGTCGTTCATCTCACCTGGTCGACCTTTTTCGCCGGAGCCCACGATTTTTCCCTGCGGGGAAAGCCCTGGCCCCGATTCCGCCTTCTGCGCCTCCTCCGCTACCCCTTCTTCTTTCTCGCCGAGCTCCTCTCGGCCACATGGGAAGTGGCCCTCCTGGCCCTGAGACCCACCGTCGACCTGCACCCGGCCATCGTCCGATTCGAAAGCGTCCTTCACAACAGGACGGCCCTGGTTCTTCTGGCCAATCAGGTCACGCTCACGCCGGGGACGTTGACCATCGACGCCGACGTCAACGATCACAGCCTTTTCGTCCACGTCCTCGACCTGGGCCAGGAGGGGCTCGACGGGGTGGACCGCGACGTCCGGACATTGGAAGATGAGATGAGGAGGGTCGTCCGATGACGGACATCGTCCTCTGGGGCCTTCTTCTCACGGCGGCCCTGGGTTTCTGGCGCGTCGTCGTCGGCCCCACGATCCCCGACCGGATCGTGGCCGCCGACACCCTTTCGACGCTTCTGACGACTTTCATCGTCCTCCTGGGCCTCCGCTTCCGCAACGCCGTCTTCCTCGACATCGCCCTGGCCTTCGCCGTCCTCTCCTTCGCCGACGTCCTCATCATGGCCAAGTACTTCGAACACGGGGAGCTCCATCGATGACGGCTCTTCTCGACGGTCTCGTCGCCTTCCTCATGCTCTCGGGCCTTTTTTTCGCCTTCGCCTCCGTCGTGGGCGTCATCCGCTTTCCCGACGTCTACACCCGCCTTCACGCCTCGACGAAGGCCCTCTCGGGAGGCGCCCTTCTGATCCTCCTCGGCACGGCCCTGAAGACGGCCCTTTTCGGGAACGGACCGGCGACGGTCAAGATCCTTCTCATCGCCGGCTTCCTCCTGGCCACGAACCCCCTGGCCTCCCACGCCATCGCCCGGGCCTGCTACCGTCACGGCATCGTCCCCCGAGGAACCGTCGACGATTACGGCAAGAGGCTGAAAGGAGACCGCCCGTGAGCCTTCCCTTCTTCGCCTTCCTCTGCCTTTTCCTCGTCGTCACGGCCGTCACGGCCGCCGAGGCCTCGGACATGCTCAGCGCCGTCATCGCCCTCTCCGTCTTCGGCGTTCTCATGGCCACCCTCTTCGTCATCCTTCAGGCCCCCGACGTGGCCCTCACCCAGGCCATCATCAACTCGGGCCTCGTCACCTCCCTCTTCCTCGTCGCCTACAGCCAGACCCAGAAGAGGGGCGACGACCTCGACAGGGACGGCGACCGATGAGAGGCAGAGACTTCCAGAAGCTGGGCGCCCTCGCCCTGGCCCTGACCCTGGGGGGCTGGCTCTGGCGGGGCGTGACGCTCAGCCCCTATCAGGGGATAACGGGACCGGCGGCCCGCTACATCCTCAGGACGGCCGAGGAGACGGGCGCCTCCAACGTCGTCGCCGCCATCCTCTTCGACTACCGCGGCTTCGACACCCTGGGCGAGGCCTCCGTCATCTACACCACCGTCTGCGGCGTGGCCCTCCTGTTCGCCAAACGGCGCTACCGGAGATCCTCTCACGGTCTCTCCTTCATCGTGAAGCGGGGCATGGCCCTCCTCGTCCCCTTCATCCTCCTCTACGCCTCGTCGATCATCGTCATGGGGCACCTCTCTCCCGGCGGCGGCTTCCAGGGCGGGGCCGTCATGGCCACCGTGACCGTCCTCTTCTGCGTCGTCTACGGATCGAGCTTCGAGGCGGCCCGGGTCAACCCGAAGGTGAAGGAGACCATCGAGTCGCTGGGAGCCCTGCTCTTCCTCGTCGTCGGTCTCGTCGGCCTCTGGGCCGGAGGGGAGTTCCTCTCCAACGGCGCCGCAGGCTTTCACCTGGGAACTCGGGGGCACCTTTTCAGCGGCGGAACGATTCCCCTCCTCAACGTCGCCGTGGGGATGAAGGTCGGGGCCGGCCTGTCCACCCTCTTCTACAGCATGGTCAAGATCCTCGAAGACCCGACGGAAAGCTCCCCGGAGGTGCCCTCCTGATGACCCTTCTGAGCCTCAGCTACGGCACGGCCATCGTCGTCTTCGCCATCGGCCTCTACACGCTCCTCTCCAAGAGGAACCTCTTCAAGACCGTCATCGCCCTCTCTCTCATGGAGGGCGGCGTCCTGCTCCTCATCACCGCCTCGGGCTACGTGCCCGGAGGCGTCCCGGCCCTTCTCCCCTTTCTCGGAGCCGAACCCGTCAACCCCCTGCCCCACTCCTTCACCCTGACGGCCATCGTCATCGGAGCCGCCGACGTCGCCCTGGCCCTGGCTTTCATCATCAAGATCCACCGCCGCTACGGCACCGTCGACATCGACAGGATCAGGGGACTTCGGGGATGACGCCCGTTCTGGCCATCATCGCCCCCTTCTCGGCGGCCTTCGCCATTCCCCTCTTTTTCGTCTTCCGAAAAGAACTTCTCGGCTTTTCCGTTTTCGCCTTCGGCGCCGTATCGACTCTGACGACCCTCGCCGTCGCCGCCAAAGGGCATTCGGGCCTCGTCTCCGTCATGGGAGGATGGTCACCCGAAACGGGCATCGCCCTCGTCGTCGACAACCTGTCGGCCGCCTTCCTGCTGCTGGCGACGATCGGCTTTTCCGTCTCCCTCGCCGCCTCCGTCGAGACCTTCGGCTACGGCCCCTGGCGCTTCTACGTCCTCTTCTTCCTCAGCTGGGCCGCCACCAACGGCATCCTTCTCACGGGCGATCTCTTCAACCTCTTCGTCTTCTTCGAGATCTTCTCCGTCGCGGCCTATCTCGTCGTCGCCTTCCCCCCCCGGTCGTGGCAGGCCGTCGAGGCGGGCTTCAAGTATCTCGTCTTCG
The DNA window shown above is from Aminithiophilus ramosus and carries:
- a CDS encoding Na+/H+ antiporter subunit E encodes the protein MLVSPVKPFALGAALFLVWLATTGRLDLPFVLLGLLVCVVVVHLTWSTFFAGAHDFSLRGKPWPRFRLLRLLRYPFFFLAELLSATWEVALLALRPTVDLHPAIVRFESVLHNRTALVLLANQVTLTPGTLTIDADVNDHSLFVHVLDLGQEGLDGVDRDVRTLEDEMRRVVR
- the mbhE gene encoding hydrogen gas-evolving membrane-bound hydrogenase subunit E is translated as MRGRDFQKLGALALALTLGGWLWRGVTLSPYQGITGPAARYILRTAEETGASNVVAAILFDYRGFDTLGEASVIYTTVCGVALLFAKRRYRRSSHGLSFIVKRGMALLVPFILLYASSIIVMGHLSPGGGFQGGAVMATVTVLFCVVYGSSFEAARVNPKVKETIESLGALLFLVVGLVGLWAGGEFLSNGAAGFHLGTRGHLFSGGTIPLLNVAVGMKVGAGLSTLFYSMVKILEDPTESSPEVPS
- a CDS encoding monovalent cation/H+ antiporter complex subunit F, with translation MTDIVLWGLLLTAALGFWRVVVGPTIPDRIVAADTLSTLLTTFIVLLGLRFRNAVFLDIALAFAVLSFADVLIMAKYFEHGELHR
- a CDS encoding NlpC/P60 family N-terminal domain-containing protein; this translates as MTTRNHLHPLAWSTFRCLIILQLLACFSLRGGRGPAWALADLDRIPQDPRFLVQADEAEKRLLSPEAQAEKADDYLRRHFDPWRRAEARHSAREAFWALDRYEKRPAWGENLQLRDPSWLEDLAALCDRGNYPSRAERAVAVDNLALRGLPSDRPHFNDPALAGEGYPFDNLQNSAVWAGTPLLVTHASSDGSWLHVEAPFAAGWVHPSQIAYVDEAFVRTFMAGPFAVVAVDDLAVKDREGLHRFRAQTGTLLPLVRADAWRLTVRVPFGDGRGEAHLAEAVIGRGKALPFPHPLTPWKVATLASRLAGQSYGWGGLYGNRDCSALTRDLFTPFGLWLPRNSGGQRQTGHVVGLEGLSPEEKAAVIVARGRPFASLVAMAGHVMVYVGQREGKPLVFHNLWGIRTLDRAGVAGRHVIGRAVVTTLEAGRELPLVAPGGLLIDRVTELILLTDDREKDRGP
- the mnhG gene encoding monovalent cation/H(+) antiporter subunit G; this translates as MTALLDGLVAFLMLSGLFFAFASVVGVIRFPDVYTRLHASTKALSGGALLILLGTALKTALFGNGPATVKILLIAGFLLATNPLASHAIARACYRHGIVPRGTVDDYGKRLKGDRP
- a CDS encoding sodium:proton antiporter → MTLLSLSYGTAIVVFAIGLYTLLSKRNLFKTVIALSLMEGGVLLLITASGYVPGGVPALLPFLGAEPVNPLPHSFTLTAIVIGAADVALALAFIIKIHRRYGTVDIDRIRGLRG
- a CDS encoding Na(+)/H(+) antiporter subunit B; its protein translation is MSLPFFAFLCLFLVVTAVTAAEASDMLSAVIALSVFGVLMATLFVILQAPDVALTQAIINSGLVTSLFLVAYSQTQKRGDDLDRDGDR